The genomic window GGGGCAGGGCGGTGCGCGGGGCGCCCGCGCCGGCCGCCGCCGCCAGGGCCGCGCTGGCGGCGTAGGGGTGCGGGTGCGCCGAGGGCCCGGCGCCGGGCATCGGCACGGGGACCGTCACCGTCGGCTGCGGCGGGGCGGCGTCCTGCGGGCGGACGCCCGGCGCGAACCGCTCGAGCATCGGCTCGGCGGCCAGGGCCACCTCGAGCGACAGCCGGGCGATCCGGTTCCGGAACATCGAGTAGAAGTAGATCGCCGGGATCGAGATCGCGATCCCCTCCAGCGTCGCGAAGAGCGCCGTGGAGATCCCCGCGGCGAGCTGGCTCGCCTGCGGCGAGGAGCCCTCGGTGGCGATGACGCGGAAGGACATGATCATGCCGTAGACCGTGCCCACCAGGCCGATCATCGGCCCGAGCGTCCCCACGGTCGCCAGGTACGTCGTGCGGTGCTCCATCTCCATCGTGGCGTCCTCGTTGGCCATCTCCATGGCCCGCTGCGCCGGGGCCATGCCGGCCGGCAGCTTGCGGACGCCCGCGGCCAGCACCCGGCCCAGGAGCGACTCGCTGGCGGCGGCCCGGTGGTAGGCCTCGCTGAACTTCCTCTCCTCGAGCAGTTCGTCCACCTCGCGGGCGAGGGCCCGCGGGATCGCCACGCTGGTCCGGTAGTTCAGGGCCATCCAGGCGACCAGCGCGATGAGGTAGAACGACATCGCCAGGATCACCAGCCCGATCGGCCCGGACGCCCGGATCGCCCAGGAGAGCATCGACCCCTGGCCCTCGGGCCGCGACGCGGCGGCGCCCTCGTCGCCCCCCGAAGGCGGCGCGTCCACCCCGGCCGTGGCCGGCGCCTGGCCCGGCCCCTGGGCGACGGCCCCGGGGCTCGCCAGCGAGGCGGCGATCAGGATCGCGACCAGGATCGGCGGGAGGACCCCCGGCCGCCCCGCGGCCCCGCCCCGCCACCACGGGCCCCTACGGCACGCCATCTCCACCACCGCCACCTCCTCGCCCCGATGCCGCCCCGGCCGCACGGTCCCCGCACGCAAGTCCCGTTCCCGCCAGGACTCGTGCCGGATCCGCCCTCCGGATCAGGTTACCCAATCGTACCGACGCGGACAACGCGAGCCGGAAGGGCCCTTCTCCTCCCGGAGGCTGGGCCCGCGGGGCTTGGCCCCCGCAGGCGTGCATCGCGAGCCGGCTTACTTCTGCTATAGCGGCGTCCCGCGGCTCGTTGTCCATGCCGCGATTGCGACCGCGGCATCGGCGTCGGCCGGGGGTCTGCCTACGCAGTCATGAATCATGCGTGCTTTCGCGGCCGCCCGTCATGCCCGGGTTGATAGGCCTTTGGTCGCGTGATGGGCCCGATGCCATGCCGGGGCCGTCCTCGCCCTTCGCGTCCCGGCCCTTCGCGGAGGCGCGGCCGGCGGGCGTCCCATCCCGCACCTTCGGTTCGAGCCAGTGAACTCCACCTCGCCCCTGGACAATCCACCGGACACGCGTATACTACCACTTCTCGCGCGCATCGGCACGCAGGCGGCCGGCAACTAGGGAGGGGCATTCCAGGGATGGCGACATCCGACATCGTGATCCGCGGTGCGCGGGAGCATAACCTGCGGGACGTCTCGCTCACCCTGCCGCGAGGGCGGCTGATCTGCCTGACGGGGGTCAGCGGGTCGGGGAAGAGCTCGCTGGCGTTCGACACGCTGTACGCCGAGGGGCAGCGGCGGTACGTGGAGAGCCTCTCCAGCTACGCCCGGCAGTTCCTCGGCCAGATGCCCAAGCCGGAGGTGGACCGGATCGACGGGCTCTCGCCGTCGATCTCGATCCAGCAGAAGACGGGCGGCCGGAACCCGCGATCGACCGTGGGCACGATCACGGAGATCAACGACTACCTCCGCGTCCTCTTCGCCCGGGTGGGGCAGGGGCATTGCCCGAAGTGCGACCGGCCGGTGGCCGCCCAGACCCGCGAGCAGATCGTCGCCAGGATCCTCTCGCTGCCCGCGGGTACGGCGTTCAGCGTGCTCGCCCCGGTCGTGCGGGGCCAGAAGGGCGAGTACAAGGACCTCTTCACCGACCTGGCGAAGGCCGGCTACGTCCGGGCCCGGGTCAACGGGACGGTGCACTCGCTGTCGGACCAGCTCGCGCTGGACCGGCAGATCAAGCACAACATCGAGGTCGTCATCGACCGCCTCAAGGCCGGGCCGAGCGTCCGCGGCCGGCTCTCGGAGGCCGTGGAGCAGGCGCTCAAGCTCGGCGAGGGGACGGTGATCGTCGCCGCCGAGGGGCAGCCGGACCTGCTGCTCTCCTCGGCCTACGCCTGCACGCATTGCGGCCTGAGCTTCGACCCGCCCAGCCCGCAGCTCTTCAGCTTCAACAGCCCGCAGGGGATGTGCCCGGCCTGCGACGGCCTGGGCATCCGCCACGGCTTCGACCCCGACCTC from Aquisphaera giovannonii includes these protein-coding regions:
- a CDS encoding MotA/TolQ/ExbB proton channel family protein — translated: MRAGTVRPGRHRGEEVAVVEMACRRGPWWRGGAAGRPGVLPPILVAILIAASLASPGAVAQGPGQAPATAGVDAPPSGGDEGAAASRPEGQGSMLSWAIRASGPIGLVILAMSFYLIALVAWMALNYRTSVAIPRALAREVDELLEERKFSEAYHRAAASESLLGRVLAAGVRKLPAGMAPAQRAMEMANEDATMEMEHRTTYLATVGTLGPMIGLVGTVYGMIMSFRVIATEGSSPQASQLAAGISTALFATLEGIAISIPAIYFYSMFRNRIARLSLEVALAAEPMLERFAPGVRPQDAAPPQPTVTVPVPMPGAGPSAHPHPYAASAALAAAAGAGAPRTALPPAPPEGE